From Erinaceus europaeus chromosome 9, mEriEur2.1, whole genome shotgun sequence, one genomic window encodes:
- the CPLX2 gene encoding complexin-2 yields MDFVMKQALGGATKDMGKMLGGEEEKDPDAQKKEEERQEALRQQEEERRAKHARMEAEREKVRQQIRDKYGLKKKEEKEAEEKAALEQPCEGSLTRPKKAIPAGCGDEEEEEEESILDTVLKYLPGPLQDMFKK; encoded by the exons ATGGACTTCGTCATGAAGCAGGCCCTGGGAG GGGCCACCAAGGACATGGGCAAGATGCTGGGGGGCGAGGAGGAGAAGGACCCCGACgcgcagaagaaggaggaggagcggcAGGAGGCGCTGcggcagcaggaggaggagcgcAGGGCCAAGCACGCGCGCATGGAGGCCGAGCGCGAGAAGGTCCGCCAGCAGATCCGGGACAAG TACGGgctgaaaaagaaggaggagaaggaggctgAGGAGAAGGCAGCCTTGGAGCAGCCCTGCGAGGGCAGCCTGACCCGGCCCAAGAAGGCCATCCCGGCTGGCTGcggggacgaggaggaggaggaggaggagagcatcCTGGACACCGTGCTCAAGTACCTGCCCGGGCCGCTGCAAGACATGTTCAAGAAGTAG